One window of the Desulfitibacter alkalitolerans DSM 16504 genome contains the following:
- the ilvN gene encoding acetolactate synthase small subunit produces the protein MKHTLAVLVENKPGVLTRIAGLFARRGYNIDSLAVGETEDPSISRMTIVVEGDEKVIEQVTKQLHKLIEVIKLTDITQEENVDRELVLIKVNAEPTVRAEIMQIVDIFRARIVDIGRDSLIIEATGDTGKIKAIETSLKPFGIRELVRTGKVAMVRGAKGKNGKKQS, from the coding sequence ATGAAACATACCTTAGCTGTATTAGTGGAAAATAAACCAGGGGTTTTGACTAGAATTGCAGGATTGTTTGCCCGCAGGGGCTACAATATTGATAGTTTGGCCGTAGGAGAAACTGAAGACCCTTCAATTTCAAGAATGACAATTGTGGTAGAGGGTGATGAAAAGGTTATAGAGCAGGTTACCAAGCAGCTTCATAAGCTGATAGAGGTAATAAAACTTACTGATATTACACAGGAAGAAAATGTTGACAGGGAGCTAGTCCTTATCAAAGTAAATGCTGAACCAACTGTAAGGGCGGAAATAATGCAGATTGTAGACATATTCAGGGCGAGAATTGTTGACATAGGAAGAGACTCACTGATAATTGAAGCCACTGGTGATACAGGAAAAATAAAGGCAATTGAAACATCATTAAAGCCATTTGGGATCAGGGAGCTGGTTAGAACGGGGAAGGTTGCCATGGTCAGGGGTGCCAAGGGCAAAAATGGTAAAAAACAGTCCTAG
- the ilvB gene encoding biosynthetic-type acetolactate synthase large subunit: MEVNKIGNCLENYGKGEVLTGAEVLLRALEMEGVDTIFGYPGGTVLHIYDALYNCTAIKHILPRHEQGGVHAADGYARSTGRPGVVLATSGPGAANLVTGIATAYMDSIPMVVITGQVAIPAIGRDSFQEADITGITLPITKYGFLVKDIKDLARCIHEAFYIATTGRPGPVIVDIPKDITVKTCEFFYPPEYNLPGYKLKPNGIEKELEETVKLIKAAKRPVLYAGGGVIASGAEKQLVELAEKLDIPVTCTLMAKGAIPDTHPLALGMPGMHGTVYANYAITESDLLLAVGARFDDRVTGNVKTFAPNAKKVHIEIDPAEINKNVAVDVAVLGDTKEILEKLINRLEPQKRPDWIVQINEWKEKYPLRFVQGEGTLKPQYVISSINEILEDSSFVVADTGQHQMWSAQYIKTRRGRGFFTSGGLGTMGYGFPGAIGAQVANPESLVVAVVGDGGFQMNCQELATAAIYNLPVKICIINNGYLGMVRQWQDLFLDKRYSHTNINQGPDFVKLAEAFGVKALRVTKPEEVLPALQEAKDYPGPVLMDFIVEKEENVFPMVPAGGSIYEMLGR, from the coding sequence GGGTATCCAGGAGGTACGGTACTTCACATCTACGATGCCCTGTACAACTGTACGGCAATTAAGCATATTTTGCCAAGGCATGAACAAGGTGGAGTTCATGCTGCAGATGGATATGCTCGCTCTACTGGCAGGCCTGGAGTTGTATTGGCTACTTCAGGGCCAGGAGCAGCAAATCTAGTAACTGGAATTGCTACAGCCTACATGGACAGCATTCCAATGGTGGTTATCACAGGACAGGTGGCAATCCCTGCCATTGGAAGGGATTCCTTTCAGGAAGCAGATATTACAGGCATAACCTTACCAATTACAAAATATGGGTTTCTAGTAAAGGATATTAAGGATCTGGCACGCTGCATCCATGAGGCTTTTTATATAGCTACCACAGGCAGACCAGGGCCGGTTATTGTGGATATACCAAAGGATATAACAGTAAAAACCTGTGAGTTCTTTTATCCTCCAGAGTATAATCTGCCAGGTTACAAATTAAAGCCTAACGGTATTGAAAAAGAACTTGAGGAAACAGTTAAACTTATCAAAGCAGCAAAAAGACCAGTACTTTATGCAGGGGGCGGGGTTATAGCCTCTGGTGCTGAAAAGCAATTGGTAGAACTGGCTGAAAAGTTGGATATTCCTGTAACCTGCACACTAATGGCCAAGGGTGCTATTCCTGATACCCACCCATTAGCCCTGGGAATGCCGGGAATGCACGGTACAGTCTATGCAAACTATGCAATTACCGAATCTGATCTTTTACTGGCGGTAGGTGCAAGATTTGACGATAGGGTTACTGGTAACGTAAAGACCTTTGCACCCAATGCAAAGAAGGTGCATATAGAAATTGATCCTGCTGAGATTAATAAGAATGTTGCAGTTGATGTCGCTGTTTTAGGAGATACGAAAGAAATTTTAGAGAAGCTTATAAATAGGCTGGAACCACAAAAAAGACCAGATTGGATTGTCCAGATAAATGAGTGGAAGGAAAAATACCCTCTAAGGTTTGTTCAAGGGGAAGGAACATTAAAACCCCAATATGTCATATCATCCATCAATGAAATACTCGAAGACAGCTCCTTTGTGGTAGCTGATACTGGACAGCACCAGATGTGGTCGGCCCAGTATATTAAAACCAGAAGAGGCAGAGGATTTTTTACTTCAGGTGGTCTAGGAACCATGGGATATGGTTTCCCAGGAGCAATAGGAGCCCAGGTTGCAAACCCAGAATCCCTGGTTGTGGCCGTAGTTGGGGATGGCGGTTTTCAAATGAACTGTCAGGAACTGGCAACAGCTGCCATATATAATTTGCCGGTTAAGATCTGCATCATTAATAATGGATATTTAGGAATGGTCAGGCAATGGCAGGATTTATTCCTGGACAAAAGATACTCTCACACAAATATAAATCAAGGTCCTGACTTTGTTAAACTGGCTGAAGCATTTGGTGTTAAGGCTTTAAGGGTTACAAAACCGGAAGAAGTACTGCCGGCTCTTCAAGAAGCAAAAGATTATCCGGGTCCTGTATTAATGGACTTTATAGTGGAAAAAGAAGAGAATGTATTTCCAATGGTGCCGGCTGGCGGTTCAATTTATGAAATGCTAGGGAGGTAA